A genomic window from Agrobacterium tumefaciens includes:
- a CDS encoding sugar ABC transporter ATP-binding protein, whose product MPETASLLEARAIGKSFLGITALDGVDFSLGRGEIHALLGENGAGKSTLIKILTGVYHRDSGSIFLEGAEISPANVGEAQALGIGTVYQEVNLLENLTVAENLFLGRQPRRFGLIDRSEMQKKSQALLAQYGLSIDVSALLSSYSVAIRQIIAIARAVDLSGKVLVLDEPTASLDAHEVEMLFGVLRNLRARGIGIVIITHFLNQVYDIADRVTVLRNGRLVGTRDIGSLPRSELISMMLGRELQHITHEHQATEDTVAEGEPPIRFEGYGKRGSIAPFDLGIRPGEIVGVAGLLGSGRTETAFLLFGIDRPDTGKAVIDGQTVAISSPEAAITAGFGFCPEERKTDGIIGDFSVTDNIALALQARQGWARPISRRQKAELAESFIKSLDIRPADPDRPIKFLSGGNQQKAILARWLATHPRLLILDEPTRGIDIGAHAEILKMIEKLCSEGMSLVVISSELEELTAVAHRVVVLSDRRHVSELKGGEVTADNIMRAIADAAKTEAA is encoded by the coding sequence ATGCCCGAAACCGCCTCTCTTCTGGAAGCACGCGCCATCGGCAAATCCTTTCTCGGGATCACGGCGCTTGATGGCGTCGATTTTTCGCTCGGGCGCGGTGAAATCCACGCGCTGCTCGGCGAAAACGGCGCGGGCAAATCGACGCTGATCAAGATCCTGACCGGGGTTTACCACCGCGACAGCGGTTCGATCTTTCTGGAGGGCGCAGAGATTTCACCCGCCAATGTCGGCGAGGCGCAGGCGCTTGGGATCGGCACGGTCTATCAGGAAGTGAACCTTCTCGAAAACCTGACGGTTGCCGAAAACCTGTTTCTCGGCCGCCAGCCGCGCCGTTTCGGGCTGATCGACCGCAGCGAGATGCAGAAAAAATCGCAGGCGCTGCTTGCCCAATACGGGCTTTCGATTGACGTCAGCGCGCTTCTCTCCAGCTATTCCGTCGCCATCCGCCAGATCATCGCCATTGCCCGCGCCGTCGATCTTTCCGGCAAGGTGCTGGTGCTGGACGAACCCACCGCCAGCCTTGATGCCCATGAAGTCGAGATGCTGTTCGGCGTCTTGAGAAACCTGCGCGCACGCGGCATCGGCATCGTCATCATCACCCACTTCCTCAATCAGGTCTATGATATCGCCGACCGGGTGACGGTGCTGCGCAACGGCCGCCTTGTCGGCACCCGCGACATTGGCAGCCTGCCGAGATCCGAACTGATCTCGATGATGCTCGGCCGCGAGCTTCAGCACATCACCCATGAACATCAGGCGACCGAAGATACGGTTGCCGAGGGCGAGCCGCCGATCCGTTTCGAAGGTTACGGCAAACGCGGCAGCATCGCCCCCTTCGATCTCGGCATCCGCCCCGGCGAAATCGTCGGTGTTGCCGGGTTGCTCGGTTCGGGCCGAACGGAAACAGCCTTCCTGCTGTTCGGCATCGACCGGCCGGATACCGGAAAGGCTGTCATCGACGGCCAGACGGTGGCGATTTCTTCGCCGGAGGCCGCCATCACCGCCGGGTTCGGTTTCTGTCCAGAAGAGCGCAAGACTGACGGCATCATCGGCGACTTTTCCGTCACCGACAATATCGCGCTGGCGCTTCAGGCCCGTCAGGGCTGGGCGCGGCCGATCTCACGTCGGCAGAAAGCCGAACTGGCCGAAAGCTTTATCAAGTCGCTCGATATCCGCCCCGCCGATCCCGACCGGCCGATCAAATTCCTGTCCGGCGGCAACCAGCAGAAGGCCATTCTGGCACGCTGGCTCGCCACCCATCCCCGGCTGCTGATCCTCGATGAGCCGACACGCGGCATCGATATCGGCGCGCATGCGGAAATTCTGAAAATGATCGAAAAACTCTGCAGCGAAGGCATGTCGCTGGTCGTCATCTCCTCCGAACTGGAGGAACTCACCGCCGTCGCGCACCGTGTCGTCGTGCTGTCCGACCGCCGCCATGTCAGCGAGTTGAAGGGCGGCGAAGTGACCGCAGATAACATCATGCGGGCGATTGCCGATGCGGCAAAAACGGAGGCGGCATGA
- a CDS encoding ABC transporter permease: MAAVTRRLKRLAPQLAALFIILAAITILSPGFLHVSFQNGRLYGSLVDILVRAAPVALLTIGMTLVIATKGIDLSIGAVIAICGAVAATLISNGHSIPSVIVISLAVGIACGLWNGVLVALLDIQPIIATLILMVAGRGIAQLITEGVILTFNNDGFSAIGSGSFAGIPLPVIIWVAAALVIGLLVRKSALGFLIEATGINRRAAALAGVRARFLLFFVYAVSGLCAAIAGMIVTADIRGADANNAGLWLELDAILAVVIGGTSLNGGRFSITASLIGALIIQTINTGILVSGFPPEFNLIIKAGIIMVVLTLQSPAIMAVLGFVKAPKPHVKPAATNGMTKEGTAR; encoded by the coding sequence ATGGCAGCAGTGACACGACGCCTGAAAAGGCTTGCTCCGCAGCTTGCCGCGCTCTTCATCATTCTGGCAGCGATTACAATCCTTTCGCCGGGTTTCCTGCATGTCTCGTTCCAGAACGGCAGGCTCTATGGCAGTCTAGTGGATATTCTGGTGCGCGCCGCACCGGTTGCGCTTTTGACCATTGGCATGACGCTGGTCATCGCCACCAAGGGCATCGATCTGTCCATCGGCGCTGTCATCGCCATCTGCGGCGCGGTCGCGGCCACGCTCATCAGCAATGGCCATTCCATCCCTTCTGTCATCGTCATCTCGCTTGCGGTCGGCATTGCCTGCGGGTTGTGGAACGGCGTGCTTGTCGCCCTTCTCGACATACAGCCGATCATCGCCACGCTGATCCTGATGGTGGCGGGGCGCGGCATCGCCCAGCTCATCACCGAAGGCGTCATTCTCACCTTCAACAATGACGGTTTTTCCGCCATCGGCTCCGGCTCATTCGCAGGCATTCCGCTGCCCGTCATCATCTGGGTGGCGGCGGCGCTCGTCATCGGCCTTCTGGTGCGCAAGAGCGCGCTGGGCTTCCTCATCGAAGCGACCGGCATCAATCGTCGCGCGGCAGCGCTTGCCGGGGTACGGGCCCGCTTCCTCCTGTTTTTCGTCTATGCGGTTTCCGGTCTCTGCGCCGCCATCGCCGGCATGATCGTCACCGCCGATATTCGCGGTGCGGATGCCAATAATGCCGGGCTGTGGCTGGAGCTGGACGCGATCCTTGCGGTGGTCATCGGCGGCACATCGCTGAATGGCGGGCGCTTCTCCATCACCGCCTCGCTGATCGGCGCGCTCATCATCCAGACCATCAATACCGGCATTCTCGTCTCGGGCTTTCCGCCGGAATTCAACCTCATCATCAAGGCGGGCATCATCATGGTGGTGCTGACGCTGCAATCGCCGGCGATCATGGCCGTCCTCGGTTTCGTGAAAGCGCCGAAGCCGCACGTCAAACCGGCGGCCACCAATGGCATGACCAAGGAAGGAACCGCGCGATGA